In Sulfoacidibacillus ferrooxidans, the DNA window GCTATCTTTCGTCGGAGCCCTTTAAGCTTGTTCCAGTGAATTGACTAGCTTTTTCAGTGGCCTCCTTAAAGTCGGGCTCTTTTTTTTGCGCAAAATAAAGGAGTGAAAATGGAGGGTTTTATCGCTTGACTTTCGATTACGATTACGATTGAGGTTGAGAAGTGCAAGTAAAAAGAAAGGAGCGTTACTGTTGCCAAGCGTACCGAACGTGTTCACTTCTCCGCAAGCGATGGCAGGGTTGCTAGGCCACGTTCCAGCGGCTGTATGGATTGTGTTGTTGATGGTTGTACTGGTTTGGTTGTATATCACGTACCGATCAGTGATTAGCAACGCGAAGGTGATTGGGTTACTCGTTGTTGTTGGAGGATTAGTTGGAGTGGTCCTGTGGTTATCGAAGCAAGTAGCCATATGGCAACACACGGCGAAAACAGCGAAGGTTACATTGCCTTTACAAGCGATAATACCTCCTAGTTTAGCGAAACAAACGGGGACTCTCATGCAAACATCAGGGATCAACATGCAAGCGGCTAATCCTACGCTGCATGAAAATCCTCTGATGATCGCTTTAGCACTCGTGGGCACAGTCGGTCTGATCGCTTATGGCATTTATCAGACGATGACCAAGCGCACGACACATGACAATCGGGTGCATACGTATAAAAAATATAAACCAAGTGGTGACTTCACGTATACGCCGATTGAATTGGCTGTGTCGAAAGAAACGAAGAAGCCGATTGTTATCGAGGGAAAGGATCGCTTTATTAACACGTTAGTTATGGGACCGCCTGGAACGGGGAAAACATCGCGTATTGTGGCGAAATCGGGTATACAGGATTTGAGACACATTGCGCTCGGCTATCCGATGGACGTCATCGTGATGGATCCGGATGGTGGATTGGCTTATGAGATGATTCGTGTGGCTAAGCAATTTGATATCCCAGTAAAGATTATTGATTTGACTCAGAAGTCTGAAAGCAGTCAAAAAACCAATATATCTGTTGATATATTTGATGGTATTCCTACAGAAGTGATCGAAAATGTGCGGGCAGTGCTTGCAGAGCAGATGGGTCGTAGTAAAGATTTGTTTTATACCAACGTGCAAAATGCGATCATCCACAAAGTGATTATGGTGCAAAAGATCCTCTATCCTAAGAGTGGATTGATCAAGTTTGCGGAGTGGTCGAGCGACTTGGGCATATTCCGAGAAGTGTGTATGCTTGCTGTTCATTTTGTCACGGACGGGTCATTAAAAGAAGCTGCAGATCAAACATTTATGCCACCGAAGGAAGCAAAAGAATTATTTGATCGTATACAAAAACTAACAGAACTTGAGAAGGACATCGTGCTTAAAGAATCACGAGCTTTTTTACGGGATATCAAAAATGAAAAACTGCTGGTCACCCTAACTTCGGTGACAACAGGATTGAAAAACGTAGTAGAAGAGTTAGCTAAAAATCCAGTAATTGCACCAATTGTTGATGAAAATAGCCCACATCCTAAATTTTCATTTCGGGAATTTTTAGATCGAAAAGATGCAAAAGGCCAATTGATCGCTGTCGTCAATGGCAATCAAGCATCAGGTGATCTTTTCGGACGCTTATTTTTAATTGCTTTCAAATTAGCGGCCTTAAATCGCGAAGGAAATGAAGACACTAGACGTCCGGTGTATCTGTATGTGGACGAGTTCCCACGCTATACGACCAATTCTTTAAAGGACTTGTTTTCACAAGGGCGTAAATATCGGATTGGAATCATGCTGGCTTTTCAAGGGCGGAGTCAGTTGTCTCTTGAAACGAATCCAAAATTTATAGAGATTGTGGAAGCCAGCTGTCGTAACAAGGTGTATTTCCCCGCACAA includes these proteins:
- a CDS encoding type IV secretory system conjugative DNA transfer family protein, encoding MPSVPNVFTSPQAMAGLLGHVPAAVWIVLLMVVLVWLYITYRSVISNAKVIGLLVVVGGLVGVVLWLSKQVAIWQHTAKTAKVTLPLQAIIPPSLAKQTGTLMQTSGINMQAANPTLHENPLMIALALVGTVGLIAYGIYQTMTKRTTHDNRVHTYKKYKPSGDFTYTPIELAVSKETKKPIVIEGKDRFINTLVMGPPGTGKTSRIVAKSGIQDLRHIALGYPMDVIVMDPDGGLAYEMIRVAKQFDIPVKIIDLTQKSESSQKTNISVDIFDGIPTEVIENVRAVLAEQMGRSKDLFYTNVQNAIIHKVIMVQKILYPKSGLIKFAEWSSDLGIFREVCMLAVHFVTDGSLKEAADQTFMPPKEAKELFDRIQKLTELEKDIVLKESRAFLRDIKNEKLLVTLTSVTTGLKNVVEELAKNPVIAPIVDENSPHPKFSFREFLDRKDAKGQLIAVVNGNQASGDLFGRLFLIAFKLAALNREGNEDTRRPVYLYVDEFPRYTTNSLKDLFSQGRKYRIGIMLAFQGRSQLSLETNPKFIEIVEASCRNKVYFPAQGFEDARYLEKALGTEWVEEHTHSRSLVSYLNMSGRTESPKVSTREREKARFRSEDISFQLAENEAIFLMTVGNQQKYPEVGITTYATEWIKQQKDFYLTKQRVKKEPISQVNEQKKDPIRGYITEVASADAHGPAVPESTVYVTKHSIRPESDGLGMIVFDTTPEAQAKIREAERRGRSIVGDHYMHTPDKLKGKTLHESLAIIGEEKRKEREAKGEPAPDFRAMYRTNYQKGIDQAGLLREESALQQHQDIVIPVPEPKQPDVQKKEQLTAKLDKPFDREKDAPVCQKCGGTMNLYDMKNIHGIVVQGNGVTRLTYKCSQDDAKDIYFLCNVCDHIVQRVMRDGDYYKECSHCGSKLKES